In Silene latifolia isolate original U9 population chromosome X, ASM4854445v1, whole genome shotgun sequence, the following proteins share a genomic window:
- the LOC141620175 gene encoding uncharacterized protein LOC141620175, which yields MAVVQEIKKLNEKFEKRPGVPASMEEAAPESNADSPFIDERAKVDLPKTFVIPSMRTYDGTSDLQNHVAFYKKKKILAASIPSEFRQWYINLPIGSIRSFVDLINTFNQQFASSRELEKRSSDLYRITQKSDETLRVFFAKFNKEKVSIPRYDIGTAVEAFRKGLLPNSDLYGELTKYPCHSFEDIQPNTLAYIRLEEVKSYKVGGPCNVKDYDKPNWRSAGRGYNYKTGPYTRPDQLEVNLVQEQLDSATG from the exons atggcagtagtccaGGAAATTAAAAAACttaatgaaaaattcgaaaaaagaCCTGGAGTTCCTGCCAGCATGGAGGAAGCTGCCCCTGAAAGCAATGCAGactcgcctttcatagacgagaGAGCTAAAGTGGATCTACCCAAAACATTTGTGATTCCATCCATGAGGACTTATGATGGGACCTCAGATCTACAAAACCATGTGGCCTTctacaagaaaaaaaaaatattggctGCATCTATTCCAAGCGAGTTTAGACAG TGGTATATCAACCTGCCGATTGGAAGTATCCGATCCTTTGTTGACTTGATCAACAcattcaaccagcagttcgcaagtagcagggagttggagaagcgATCCAGTGACCTGTACAGGATTACCCAGAAATCAGATGAGACCCTCAGAGTCTTCTTTGCCaaattcaacaaggagaaagtatcgATTCCCAGATATGACATTGGAACAGCAGTAGAAGCATTCAGAAAGGGATTACTACCCAATAGTGATCTCTATGGTGAACTGACCAAGTATCCCTGTCATTCCTTCGAAGACATCCAGCCAAACACGCTTGCTTATATCAGGCTAGAGGAAGTCAAGAGTTACAAGGTCGGAGGACCCTGCAATGTAAAAGACTATGATAAGCCAAACTGGAGAAGCGCCGGCAGGGGCTATAACTACAAGACTGGCCCATATACCAGGCCTGATCAGTTAGAAGTCAACCTTGTGCAAGAACA GCTTGATTCAGCGACTGGATAA